One region of bacterium genomic DNA includes:
- a CDS encoding SGNH/GDSL hydrolase family protein: MEMYFCVRIVLTMLAVCSNVCTAVRSTDEPSMAVVVEPGTYQAQCGDIEVPTAVTLRMDTPERKDVHSEEHVLSDDPAGSFAGGTFLDLTCGPVDRYTRLPYAIIPESVKVHSEKAGGILYKEEMDYMLDHDWGGISRVSTSSIPKGAKVYIDYAVTDERLDIVQISQTGELAVKKGISAPVCPALPDADNGWKALDSIYVTHRTTVIEPSNIYPMPAKNASWRDYINVSGGNYLNHTKSLLHEGKPVTIVCWGDSVTQGCSPSVHSKCYVELFRASLKDAYPNSEINLRNAGIGGTTTDSRRDGYDEEVLSYNPDLITVEFVNDVHMPEKIASNWSEFIERARQSNPNVEFILLTPHFMTHSWNANFEKAAAAMRQAAVDNQVALGDTAHIWANLRSLGIPYETLLANGINHPNDLGHEFFAATLMELLASD; this comes from the coding sequence ATGGAAATGTATTTCTGCGTGCGAATCGTGCTCACAATGCTTGCCGTATGCAGCAATGTTTGCACAGCAGTGCGCTCGACAGACGAACCCTCGATGGCCGTGGTGGTCGAGCCCGGCACATATCAGGCTCAATGTGGTGACATCGAAGTGCCGACTGCTGTCACACTCAGAATGGATACTCCTGAGCGAAAAGATGTGCATTCAGAAGAGCATGTTTTGTCGGATGACCCTGCAGGCTCATTTGCCGGGGGCACTTTTCTCGATCTCACATGCGGTCCAGTAGACAGATATACGCGCCTGCCGTATGCAATCATTCCAGAGTCCGTCAAAGTGCATTCTGAAAAGGCTGGTGGCATCCTGTATAAAGAGGAAATGGACTATATGCTCGATCACGACTGGGGAGGCATTTCACGAGTAAGCACCAGCAGCATTCCCAAAGGGGCAAAGGTATACATAGACTATGCAGTCACCGATGAGCGGCTGGATATCGTGCAGATTTCTCAGACCGGCGAGCTTGCCGTCAAGAAGGGAATATCAGCACCTGTTTGCCCCGCTCTTCCCGATGCCGACAATGGCTGGAAGGCGCTCGACAGCATTTATGTCACCCATCGTACTACGGTAATAGAACCGAGCAATATCTATCCCATGCCGGCAAAAAACGCTTCATGGAGAGATTATATCAATGTCAGCGGCGGCAATTATCTGAACCATACAAAGAGTCTTCTGCATGAGGGAAAGCCCGTTACCATAGTCTGCTGGGGCGACAGTGTCACACAGGGCTGTTCACCGAGTGTTCATTCCAAGTGTTATGTCGAGCTGTTTCGCGCGTCGCTTAAGGATGCATATCCAAACTCAGAGATAAATCTGAGGAACGCTGGTATAGGCGGTACGACCACTGATTCGAGGAGGGACGGCTACGATGAAGAGGTCCTTTCGTATAATCCTGATCTGATCACCGTCGAGTTCGTGAATGATGTCCATATGCCGGAGAAGATAGCATCGAATTGGAGTGAGTTCATCGAGCGTGCAAGGCAAAGCAACCCGAATGTAGAGTTTATCCTGCTAACTCCTCACTTTATGACACATTCCTGGAACGCCAACTTTGAGAAAGCCGCCGCCGCAATGCGTCAGGCAGCCGTCGATAATCAAGTAGCTCTGGGTGATACGGCACACATATGGGCTAACCTCAGGTCGCTGGGAATCCCTTATGAGACTCTTCTAGCAAATGGCATAAATCATCCAAATGATCTGGGTCATGAGTTTTTCGCTGCCACACTGATGGAGTTATTGGCTTCTGATTGA
- a CDS encoding family 10 glycosylhydrolase, translating into MRYILILIGISLMWVQPGAAANSNLSAICRQRHLQGRIIWFDAEANLRHLSSRKGVAETVRRCRDANINTIIVDVKPLSGLVLYRSRIAPRLTSLDGAAYPRDYDLLKAVVDEGHKAGIAVHASINVFSEGSQKAGGGPALRNRDWQCVQYDMDRAVCTSDGQSRQLHSADGPYPGNICAYGSNSALAGDLPPDTTYVRVSGDGQASRPEQITGRAHLAAPDGGFILLADKEAGAWLKHAAESGAKFTLKGEAAMRRVSETDNVHHAVFVNPCNPDVQAYELSIVREIVEHYDVDGIVLDRMRYPNIYTDFSDVTRKQFESFIGRKVSKWPEDVFARPLAPGDIERGPLFKEWLKFRAQVIRDFLAQVRHTVKSIRRGVRLGVYVGSWYPVYFDVGVNWGSPSHSAPDLDWWPDGYEETGYADLADYICTGCYYTYPTRREAQARGEEDWKSVEAAAEESMNAIKDETFVYGSLYLRQYNGRPDKFLKAVRQCLAKTQGCMLFDLVYVRDYDWWSVLKQAFPKPMNAPHEAPALLSQSRNSRSTGS; encoded by the coding sequence ATGCGTTACATACTTATATTGATAGGGATATCGCTTATGTGGGTTCAGCCGGGCGCTGCGGCGAACAGCAATTTAAGTGCAATATGCAGGCAGAGACACCTGCAGGGTCGAATAATCTGGTTTGATGCCGAGGCCAACCTCCGGCACTTGTCCAGTCGCAAAGGTGTTGCTGAGACCGTCCGAAGGTGCCGAGACGCCAACATCAATACCATCATTGTGGACGTGAAACCCCTTTCGGGTCTAGTGCTTTACAGGAGCAGGATAGCTCCTCGCCTGACCAGTCTCGATGGGGCCGCATATCCGCGAGACTATGATCTGCTCAAAGCCGTTGTCGATGAAGGTCACAAAGCAGGTATAGCAGTCCATGCTTCCATAAATGTATTTTCAGAGGGCTCACAGAAAGCAGGCGGTGGTCCTGCATTAAGGAACCGCGACTGGCAGTGCGTTCAATACGATATGGATCGTGCTGTCTGCACCAGCGACGGCCAAAGCAGGCAGCTCCATTCAGCCGACGGTCCATATCCTGGGAATATATGTGCTTACGGTTCCAATTCAGCTCTAGCCGGTGATCTTCCACCGGACACCACCTATGTAAGAGTATCTGGCGACGGCCAGGCCAGCCGTCCCGAGCAGATTACGGGACGCGCTCATCTTGCTGCGCCGGATGGTGGGTTTATCCTGTTGGCAGACAAGGAAGCCGGCGCATGGCTTAAGCATGCAGCCGAAAGCGGCGCAAAATTTACTCTCAAAGGCGAGGCCGCCATGCGCCGTGTCAGCGAGACGGATAACGTCCACCATGCGGTATTTGTAAACCCATGCAACCCGGATGTGCAGGCATATGAGCTGAGTATTGTGCGTGAGATAGTTGAGCACTACGATGTAGACGGCATCGTACTCGACCGCATGCGCTACCCAAATATCTACACTGACTTCAGTGATGTCACCCGCAAACAGTTCGAGAGCTTCATTGGTCGAAAAGTCAGCAAGTGGCCCGAGGATGTTTTTGCCAGACCGCTTGCTCCCGGAGATATCGAGCGGGGACCACTGTTCAAGGAATGGCTGAAGTTCAGAGCACAGGTAATTCGCGATTTTCTTGCTCAGGTCAGGCACACAGTCAAGTCCATCAGGCGCGGAGTCCGGCTCGGTGTATATGTAGGCTCGTGGTATCCGGTCTATTTTGACGTGGGTGTAAACTGGGGCAGTCCGAGTCACAGCGCACCTGATCTGGACTGGTGGCCGGACGGCTATGAAGAGACCGGCTATGCCGATCTCGCGGACTATATATGCACTGGCTGTTATTACACATACCCCACTCGCAGGGAAGCCCAGGCCAGGGGCGAGGAAGACTGGAAGAGCGTCGAGGCGGCTGCTGAAGAGTCAATGAATGCAATAAAGGACGAGACTTTCGTCTATGGCAGTCTATATCTGCGCCAGTATAACGGCCGCCCGGACAAGTTTCTAAAGGCGGTCAGGCAGTGTCTCGCCAAGACTCAGGGCTGCATGCTTTTCGATCTTGTGTATGTTCGCGATTACGACTGGTGGTCGGTGCTCAAGCAGGCATTTCCAAAGCCGATGAATGCTCCACATGAAGCTCCGGCACTGCTTTCGCAATCACGAAACAGCAGGTCCACCGGCAGCTAA
- the cdaA gene encoding diadenylate cyclase CdaA, whose product MDFLGAWLKDLAAAGWTNIISTFFDIIFVAALVYWLIMLSKRSRAWHIIWGLLLFLFLVPITDWLHLQTLNYLLRSFLPLGPVAIVILFLPELRHALENMGRFAGWGSGLGVLDEEDRSSLVEVIVKSTCRMSDRQIGALIVIERESSLDDIAATGTRLDAQASEGLIGSIFNPGSPLHDGAVIIRSNRIIAAGCTLPLSESAHVGTMIHTRHKAALGVAEESDAAVVVVSEETGTISLALEGKLHRGLNEESLTRRLKNLSGIADEKRNRSDFARRVNGTIRKARSRLR is encoded by the coding sequence TTGGACTTCTTAGGGGCATGGCTTAAAGACCTCGCGGCTGCGGGGTGGACCAACATTATTTCAACATTTTTTGACATCATATTCGTGGCCGCGCTTGTTTACTGGCTGATTATGCTGTCCAAACGCAGCCGGGCATGGCATATCATCTGGGGACTGCTGCTCTTCCTATTTCTCGTTCCGATAACCGATTGGCTTCATCTTCAGACCCTCAACTATTTACTGCGCTCATTCCTGCCTTTGGGACCGGTCGCGATTGTTATCCTTTTCCTGCCTGAGCTTCGCCATGCGCTCGAAAACATGGGCAGGTTCGCCGGATGGGGGTCGGGACTGGGCGTGTTGGATGAAGAAGACCGCTCATCACTTGTCGAGGTGATTGTGAAATCGACATGCAGGATGTCCGATAGACAGATCGGTGCACTAATTGTCATAGAACGTGAAAGCTCACTCGACGATATTGCCGCTACCGGCACTCGTCTGGATGCACAGGCAAGCGAGGGGTTGATAGGCTCTATCTTTAACCCCGGCAGCCCTCTACACGATGGCGCGGTCATTATTCGAAGCAACAGAATTATCGCCGCCGGATGCACACTTCCACTGAGTGAAAGCGCCCACGTAGGAACGATGATACATACCCGGCACAAGGCTGCACTCGGTGTTGCTGAAGAAAGCGACGCCGCTGTGGTGGTGGTCTCGGAAGAGACGGGCACAATCTCACTTGCGCTCGAAGGGAAACTCCACCGCGGCTTGAATGAAGAATCACTTACACGCAGACTTAAAAACCTTTCTGGGATCGCTGACGAAAAAAGAAACAGGTCGGATTTCGCACGCAGAGTTAACGGCACCATCAGGAAGGCCAGGTCCAGACTGAGATGA
- the ndk gene encoding nucleoside-diphosphate kinase yields the protein MMAERTFIMIKPDGVARKLIGEIIGRIERRNFTIAAMEMLVPSRELARKHYAVHEGKDFFEAVVDFITSGPVVAMVVEGENAIALMRNIMGATKPENASPGTIRGDLTISTRENLIHGSDSPETAAYEIGLWFPEIGN from the coding sequence TTGATGGCCGAAAGAACATTCATAATGATTAAGCCCGATGGGGTCGCTAGAAAGCTCATCGGTGAGATAATAGGCCGGATAGAGCGGCGCAACTTCACTATCGCTGCTATGGAGATGCTCGTCCCATCACGTGAACTTGCAAGGAAACACTATGCCGTCCATGAAGGAAAAGACTTCTTCGAGGCTGTGGTGGACTTCATTACATCGGGACCGGTGGTGGCGATGGTGGTCGAAGGCGAAAATGCGATCGCCCTGATGCGAAACATTATGGGCGCTACAAAGCCAGAAAATGCCTCCCCGGGAACAATCCGGGGAGACCTTACTATAAGCACTCGCGAAAACCTCATACACGGCTCGGACTCACCGGAGACTGCCGCATATGAGATCGGACTGTGGTTTCCCGAGATCGGTAATTGA